A window of the Nocardia sp. NBC_01329 genome harbors these coding sequences:
- a CDS encoding DUF1254 domain-containing protein has protein sequence MREVPAAVASDSTGPPMADRSRITRRSLLGLIAVTGLTACGGGEPESRIEPSGTPASRREVATDAYVFGYPMVLIDNIRTRVRASAPVNRLQHSSGIPDAGQRAVVQVDLDNLYSVAWLDLRKEPVLFAVPEIQDRRWVMQVIDAWSNTAHTPRNRQPEAPPDAIPPYTYAVTGPGWSGTLPPGVVELPVPTSDAWLYGRIEVRGSADVRAVRDIQAQLRLAPLSAWNTRAATESESIPDPGDWSEAVGQDPVAQMSARAFFEQLCALMVDNPPTPDDEPAMRRFGTIGIRPGGSPEGVSTGELDAGIDAAEKQMAAYVDPGSVLRDGWVLDMRTGRYGTNYLLRAATAERGLGANLAEAVVYPALFEQADDDGVPVAYTLRFPPGQAPPTQTFWSLTAYGAEGYLVQNPAGIQSVGHTVAPEFGADGALEIAVQAADPGPQVPRSNWLPIPEQGQFSLVLRVYDPEPRVLEGNWFPPPLVP, from the coding sequence ATGCGCGAAGTGCCCGCCGCGGTAGCTTCGGACAGCACGGGCCCACCGATGGCCGACCGGTCGCGGATCACCCGGCGTTCGCTGCTCGGTCTGATCGCGGTCACCGGCCTGACCGCCTGCGGGGGCGGCGAACCCGAGAGCCGGATCGAGCCGTCGGGCACTCCCGCTTCGCGGCGTGAGGTGGCCACCGACGCGTATGTCTTCGGCTACCCGATGGTTCTCATCGATAACATCCGTACACGCGTCCGGGCCTCGGCGCCGGTCAATCGCCTCCAGCACAGCTCGGGAATACCCGACGCCGGGCAGCGCGCCGTCGTCCAGGTCGACCTGGATAATCTGTACTCGGTAGCGTGGCTGGATCTGCGCAAGGAACCGGTGCTCTTCGCGGTGCCCGAGATCCAGGACCGGCGCTGGGTGATGCAGGTGATCGACGCATGGTCCAATACGGCGCATACACCGCGTAACCGGCAGCCGGAGGCCCCGCCCGATGCGATACCGCCGTACACCTACGCGGTGACCGGCCCCGGGTGGAGCGGGACCCTGCCGCCGGGTGTGGTGGAACTACCGGTCCCCACGTCCGACGCCTGGCTGTACGGACGGATCGAGGTGAGGGGGTCGGCGGATGTGCGGGCGGTCCGCGATATCCAGGCCCAGCTGCGGCTCGCTCCGCTGAGCGCGTGGAACACGCGTGCGGCCACCGAATCCGAATCGATTCCGGATCCGGGGGACTGGTCGGAAGCGGTGGGGCAGGATCCGGTCGCGCAGATGTCGGCTCGGGCATTCTTCGAGCAACTCTGTGCGCTGATGGTGGACAACCCGCCGACACCCGATGACGAACCCGCCATGCGCCGGTTCGGCACCATCGGGATTCGTCCCGGCGGCTCGCCCGAGGGGGTCAGCACCGGTGAACTCGACGCGGGCATCGATGCGGCGGAAAAGCAGATGGCCGCCTATGTCGACCCCGGCAGCGTGCTGCGCGACGGCTGGGTGCTCGATATGCGTACCGGCCGGTACGGCACCAATTACCTGTTGCGCGCCGCGACCGCTGAGCGGGGTCTCGGAGCGAACCTGGCCGAGGCGGTGGTGTATCCGGCACTGTTCGAGCAGGCCGACGACGACGGCGTACCCGTGGCGTATACGCTGCGGTTTCCGCCGGGGCAAGCGCCACCGACACAGACCTTCTGGTCGCTCACCGCTTACGGGGCCGAAGGCTATCTCGTGCAGAACCCGGCGGGTATCCAGAGCGTGGGCCACACTGTGGCACCGGAATTCGGGGCCGACGGAGCCCTGGAGATCGCGGTCCAGGCTGCCGATCCCGGTCCACAGGTGCCGCGTTCCAATTGGCTGCCGATCCCGGAGCAGGGGCAGTTCTCCCTGGTGCTGCGAGTGTACGACCCGGAACCGCGGGTGTTGGAAGGCAATTGGTTTCCGCCACCGTTGGTGCCGTAG